A region of Amyelois transitella isolate CPQ chromosome 11, ilAmyTran1.1, whole genome shotgun sequence DNA encodes the following proteins:
- the LOC132902247 gene encoding reticulon-4-interacting protein 1 homolog, mitochondrial isoform X1 codes for MEQPSARAAVRAAGRMAAWRLHAYGAPPELRLDAARVPPLRAPADVRVRVHHASVNPLDVAMTTGYGSRVLNTLRALTGQEGGEFPLVPGRDFVGEVAAAGPGARLRRGARVWGVVPPHRPGAHADYVVLDQRWVGPAPRTLGAEAGGALYAALSASAALRAAGVWAHGARARRVLLLGAGGVGLAALQLLVAHGAEVVVGCSGEQRAAALSRGAAAVLDRHGPDYGQQLVSAGPYYAIIDCAGLGGWEAASRPWQYSRFVTLSTPLLSETDARGVACGAAVAAATLAAQCGAAARTAPRAAHTAPRAGHTAPRAAHTAPRAGHTAPWPPHVRWAYFVPRADDIELLRRMAERGQFSVAVERVYPWKRAKEAYERAARGAARGKLLIDFTDDAE; via the exons ATGGAACAGCCGAGCGCGCGGGCGGCGGTGCGGGCGGCGGGGCGCATGGCGGCGTGGCGGCTGCACGCGTACGGCGCGCCGCCCGAGCTGCGCCTGGACGCCGCCCGCGTGCCGCCGCTGCGCGCGCCCGCCGACGTGCGCGTGCGCGTGCACCACGCCTCCGTCAACCCGCTCGACGTCGCCATGACGA CGGGTTACGGGTCACGCGTACTGAACACGCTGCGCGCGCTGACCGGGCAAGAGGGCGGGGAGTTCCCGCTGGTGCCGGGGCGCGACTTCGTGGGCGAGGTGGCGGCGGCCGGGCCCGGGGCGCGGTTGCGGCGGGGCGCCCGCGTGTGGGGCGTGGTGCCGCCGCACCGCCCCGGCGCGCACGCCGATTACGTCGTGCTCGACCAACGATGG GTAGGGCCGGCGCCTCGCACGCTGGGCGCGGAGGCGGGCGGCGCGCTGTATGCGGCCCTGTCGGCGAGCGCGGCGCTGCGCGCGGCGGGCGTGTGGGCACACGGCGCCCGCGCGCGCCGCGTGCTGCTGCTGGGCGCGGGCGGCGTGGGGCTCGCCGCGCTGCAGCTGCTCGTCGCGCACGGCGCCGAG GTGGTGGTGGGGTGCTCCGGCGAGCAGCGCGCGGCGGCGCTGtcgcgcggcgcggcggccgTTCTGGACCGCCACGGGCCCGACTACGGCCAGCAGCTCGTCAGCGCCGGACC CTACTACGCGATCATAGACTGCGCCGGGCTGGGCGGCTGGGAGGCCGCGTCCCGCCCCTGGCAGTACTCGCGCTTCGTGACGCTGTCCACCCCGCTGCTGAGCGAGACGGACGCGCGCGGCGTGGCGTGCGGCGCGGCGGTGGCGGCGGCCACGCTCGCGGCGCAGTGCGGCGCGGCGGCTCGCACGGCGCCGCGGGCGGCCCACACGGCGCCGCGGGCGGGCCACACGGCGCCGCGGGCGGCCCACACGGCGCCGCGGGCGGGCCACACGGCGCCGTGGCCGCCGCACGTGCGCTGGGCGTACTTCGTGCCGCGCGCCGACGACATCGAGCTGCTGCGGCGCATGGCCGAGAGGGGACAG